The following are encoded in a window of Cucurbita pepo subsp. pepo cultivar mu-cu-16 chromosome LG12, ASM280686v2, whole genome shotgun sequence genomic DNA:
- the LOC111806526 gene encoding vesicle-associated protein 1-3-like, whose product MNSGDYINIQPSELKFQFELKKQSSCSLHLTNKTDKYVAFKVKTTNPKKYCVRPNAGIILPSSISDITVTMQAPKEMPSDMQCKDKFLIQSAIAPDGTTAKDISAELFNKGDGKVVDDFKMRVVYIFANPPSPVPEGSEEGSPSRTNAVEDGNQNFALFDAVSRSLDEPKEISSQVSSNISKLTEEKAAALQQNQKLRQELELLKKETSGRQGGGFSVLFVVLIGLIGVLIGYLVKKT is encoded by the exons ATGAATTCCGGGGATTATATCAATATTCAACCCTCCGAGCTCAAATTCCAAT TTGAACTGAAGAAGCAAAGTTCTTGTTCGTTGCACTTGACAAACAAAACCGACAAATATGTGGCCTTCAAG GTTAAAACCACGAATCCGAAGAAGTACTGTGTTCGTCCTAATGCTGGAATCATTTTGCCGAGTAGTATAAGCGATATTACGG TTACCATGCAAGCTCCAAAGGAGATGCCTTCTGATATGCAATGCAAGGATAAGTTCCTAATTCAAAGTGCTATAGCACCAGATGGTACAACAGCAAAGGACATTAGTGCAGAATTG TTTAACAAGGGAGATGGTAAGGTGGTAGATGACTTTAAGATGAGGGTCGTTTACATTTTTGCAAATCCTCCGTCGCCTGTCCCGGAAGGATCTGAAGAAGGATCCCCTTCCAGGACCAATGCAGTTGAAGATGGGAACCAAAATTTTGCATTGTTTGATGCT GTTTCGAGATCTCTGGATGAGCCTAAAGAAATATCATCTCAG GTGTCGTCTAACATATCTAAGTTGACTGAAGAGAAAGCTGCTGCTTTGCAACAGAATCAGAAACTACGCCAGGAGCtg GAACTTctgaagaaagaaacaagcGGAAGGCAGGGTGGAGGTTTCTCTGTATTGTTCGTGGTGCTAATCGGTCTCATCGGAGTTCTGATCGGTTACTTGGTGAAGAAAACATAG
- the LOC111807247 gene encoding putative leucine-rich repeat receptor-like protein kinase At2g19210 isoform X1, protein MGVERRWVCAASLCVLATGFHFVYAAQSPEGFISIDCGGFEDTVNEGDGLVYKTDKDMIGSGMSNQILAEYRPRWGPIYWSLRSFPNGTRNCYRLKTEAPKMTKYLIRASFVYGNYDGLNSTPTFDLHLGVNLWGTVKLDSLCMEAITLPDPSSDYIDVCLVNTNSGVPYISALILRPLDVSLYRLDPIDTAKFLVLSNRFDVGGTNQITYPNDVYDRIWSGYSCQNNTSLVTTNAVIAGSNNTNVNDDDPYKLPMLMLQTACRANGSSFPLGLGTAYRSYRLYVCFHFAEIEKHEAGKFRDMKIVLNDVQTITQSIQLQYLKPHTVCTKGFDVNHGQQVKFSISATSISSLPPILNGYEILYAMDTPNPLTFLQDRTFSSFFFFFLPSNITKHLLLILLTVNAISDIKQHYKLSRNWEGDPCSPPEFSWKGLNCNNVQPWARIISLNLSRSNLTGDIPSSFSMLTAINYLDLSYNELEGAVPEFLVLLPQLRLLNLSGNKLTGVVPDTLLQKSKDGTLILSMEGNPGLCWSPPCNQKKELEIPILFSVIAALVFVVILLGVTIICTRKPKENSIESKQEDPLKLKGRQYSYEEVVGITENFGVVLGEGGFGKVYLGSLKDQTTVAVKMLSATSQQGNKEFRIEAQLLMVLHHRNLVCLLGYCDEGQHKALIYEYMANGSLQQHLKNQNTNSNTDTLSWIGRLQIAVDVSQGLEYLHNGCKPPIIHRDLKPANILLDKRMTAKIADFGLSRTFATENESQPFTRLAGTPGYLDLGTQGCGNVNKQSDIYSLGIILLELVTGQPAITRTSGGNFHILNWVEPMIQTGDIQQIVVFKLGGQFNHNSAWKIIELAMSCTQSTALQRPDISHVLGELKECLPVHQSTSPQTSIMSTRILSESEIAPSPR, encoded by the exons ATGGGTGTCGAACGGAGGTGGGTTTGTGCCGCCTCGCTATGCGTTTTGGCGACGGGCTTTCACTTCGTCTACGCCGCCCAATCTCCCGAAG GTTTCATTAGTATCGACTGCGGCGGATTCGAAGATACCGTAAACGAAGGGGATGGGTTGGTTTATAAAACAGACAAAGACATGATAGGATCTGGAATGAGCAACCAAATATTAGCAGAATATCGTCCACGTTGGGGACCTATATACTGGAGCTTAAGAAGCTTTCCAAATGGCACAAGGAACTGCTACCGTCTAAAAACAGAGGCACCCAAAATGACTAAATATCTCATCAGAGCTTCCTTTGTGTATGGCAACTATGATGGGTTAAACTCCACCCCCACTTTTGACCTTCACCTCGGCGTCAACTTGTGGGGAACAGTGAAGCTTGACAGCCTATGTATGGAGGCTATTACCCTCCCTGATCCTTCCTCGGATTACATCGACGTCTGTTTGGTTAACACAAATTCTGGAGTTCCCTACATTTCCGCTTTGATATTACGACCTCTTGACGTCTCTCTTTATCGACTTGATCCCATTGACACTGCAAAATTCTTGGTCCTTTCGAACCGATTCGATGTTGGAGGCACCAACCAAATCAC ATACCCGAACGATGTGTATGATCGGATCTGGAGCGGTTACAGTTGCCAAAACAATACGAGCTTAGTGACCACAAATGCTGTAATTGCTGGGAGCAATAATACTAATGTTAACGATGATGATCCATACAAGTTGCCAATGTTGATGTTACAGACGGCGTGTCGTGCCAACGGTTCAAGTTTTCCACTTGGATTAGGGACAGCCTATAGAAGTTATAGATTATATGTTTGCTTTCATTTTGCGGAGATCGAGAAGCATGAAGCCGGGAAGTTTCGGGATATGAAGATTGTGCTCAACGATGTCCAAACCATCACACAGTCCATTCAACTCCAATATCTCAAACCACACACAGTTTGCACAAAAGGCTTCGATGTGAATCACGGCCAGCAGGttaaattttccatttctgcTACATCCATCTCTAGCCTCCCTCCCATCCTCAACGGGTACGAGATTTTGTACGCCATGGACACTCCAAATCCACTAACCTTCTTGCAAGATCGTAcgttctcttctttcttcttcttcttcttacccTCGAATATTACCAAACATCTTCTACTAATACTACTCACAGTGAACGCAATAAGTGATATCAAGCAACATTACAAGCTTAGTAGAAATTGGGAAGGTGATCCTTGTAGCCCACCAGAGTTCTCATGGAAAGGTTTGAATTGCAACAATGTCCAACCATGGGCAAGAATCATTTCACT TAACCTGAGCAGAAGCAACTTAACTGGAGATATCCCATCCTCCTTCTCCATGCTCACTGCCATCAACTATTT AGATCTATCCTACAATGAGTTGGAAGGGGCAGTACCAGAATTCTTGGTGCTATTGCCACAGCTGCGACTTCT AAATTTAAGTGGGAATAAACTCACCGGCGTCGTACCTGACACTCTTCTTCAAAAGTCTAAGGATGGAACCTTAATTTTAAG TATGGAAGGCAATCCAGGACTCTGTTGGTCACCTCCATGCAACCAGAAAAAAGAGTTGGAAATTCCTATTCTTTTCTCTGTTATAGCGGCCCTTGTCTTTGTTGTAATCCTATTGGGAGTCACTATAATCTGtacaagaaaacccaaag AGAACTCGATCGAATCAAAACAAGAGGATCCACTAAAATTGAAGGGTAGACAGTATAGCTACGAAGAGGTTGTGGGTATTACTGAAAACTTTGGGGTGGTTCTTGGAGAAGGAGGATTTGGGAAAGTTTATCTTGGTTCTCTGAAGGATCAAACTACAGTTGCAGTGAAGATGCTTTCAGCAACGTCACAACAAGGCAATAAAGAATTTCGAATAGAG GCACAACTTCTGATGGTTCTTCATCATCGCAACTTGGTTTGCCTACTTGGATACTGTGATGAAGGTCAACACAAGGCGCTCATTTATGAATATATGGCCAATGGCAGTTTACAGCAACACTTAA AAAACCAAAATACAAATTCAAACACCGATACTCTTAGTTGGATTGGAAGACTTCAAATTGCAGTGGATGTATCACAGG GATTGGAGTATCTACACAATGGTTGCAAACCTCCAATTATCCATAGAGATTTAAAACctgcaaatatattattagacAAGAGAATGACAGCCAAAATAGCTGATTTTGGATTGTCTAGAACTTTTGCAACTGAAAATGAATCTCAACCTTTTACTCGTCTAGCTGGTACACCAGGATATCTCGACCTTGG AACTCAAGGGTGTGGTAACGTAAATAAGCAAAGTGATATCTATAGCCTTGGCATTATCTTGCTTGAGCTGGTCACTGGACAGCCTGCAATAACAAGAACTTCTGGTGGGAATTTTCACATATTAAACTGGGTGGAACCAATGATCCAAACAGGAGACATTCAACAAATTGTTGTTTTCAAGTTAGGAGGACAATTCAACCACAATTCAGCCTGGAAAATCATAGAACTTGCCATGTCATGCACTCAATCAACTGCACTTCAAAGGCCAGACATAAGTCATGTTTTGGGAGAGCTTAAGGAGTGTCTACCAGTCCATCAAAGCACTTCCCCACAAACTAGTATCATGTCTACAAGAATTCTCTCTGAATCGGAAATAGCTCCTTCTCCAAGGTAG
- the LOC111807247 gene encoding putative leucine-rich repeat receptor-like protein kinase At2g19210 isoform X2, which yields MGVERRWVCAASLCVLATGFHFVYAAQSPEGFISIDCGGFEDTVNEGDGLVYKTDKDMIGSGMSNQILAEYRPRWGPIYWSLRSFPNGTRNCYRLKTEAPKMTKYLIRASFVYGNYDGLNSTPTFDLHLGVNLWGTVKLDSLCMEAITLPDPSSDYIDVCLVNTNSGVPYISALILRPLDVSLYRLDPIDTAKFLVLSNRFDVGGTNQITYPNDVYDRIWSGYSCQNNTSLVTTNAVIAGSNNTNVNDDDPYKLPMLMLQTACRANGSSFPLGLGTAYRSYRLYVCFHFAEIEKHEAGKFRDMKIVLNDVQTITQSIQLQYLKPHTVCTKGFDVNHGQQVKFSISATSISSLPPILNGYEILYAMDTPNPLTFLQDLNAISDIKQHYKLSRNWEGDPCSPPEFSWKGLNCNNVQPWARIISLNLSRSNLTGDIPSSFSMLTAINYLDLSYNELEGAVPEFLVLLPQLRLLNLSGNKLTGVVPDTLLQKSKDGTLILSMEGNPGLCWSPPCNQKKELEIPILFSVIAALVFVVILLGVTIICTRKPKENSIESKQEDPLKLKGRQYSYEEVVGITENFGVVLGEGGFGKVYLGSLKDQTTVAVKMLSATSQQGNKEFRIEAQLLMVLHHRNLVCLLGYCDEGQHKALIYEYMANGSLQQHLKNQNTNSNTDTLSWIGRLQIAVDVSQGLEYLHNGCKPPIIHRDLKPANILLDKRMTAKIADFGLSRTFATENESQPFTRLAGTPGYLDLGTQGCGNVNKQSDIYSLGIILLELVTGQPAITRTSGGNFHILNWVEPMIQTGDIQQIVVFKLGGQFNHNSAWKIIELAMSCTQSTALQRPDISHVLGELKECLPVHQSTSPQTSIMSTRILSESEIAPSPR from the exons ATGGGTGTCGAACGGAGGTGGGTTTGTGCCGCCTCGCTATGCGTTTTGGCGACGGGCTTTCACTTCGTCTACGCCGCCCAATCTCCCGAAG GTTTCATTAGTATCGACTGCGGCGGATTCGAAGATACCGTAAACGAAGGGGATGGGTTGGTTTATAAAACAGACAAAGACATGATAGGATCTGGAATGAGCAACCAAATATTAGCAGAATATCGTCCACGTTGGGGACCTATATACTGGAGCTTAAGAAGCTTTCCAAATGGCACAAGGAACTGCTACCGTCTAAAAACAGAGGCACCCAAAATGACTAAATATCTCATCAGAGCTTCCTTTGTGTATGGCAACTATGATGGGTTAAACTCCACCCCCACTTTTGACCTTCACCTCGGCGTCAACTTGTGGGGAACAGTGAAGCTTGACAGCCTATGTATGGAGGCTATTACCCTCCCTGATCCTTCCTCGGATTACATCGACGTCTGTTTGGTTAACACAAATTCTGGAGTTCCCTACATTTCCGCTTTGATATTACGACCTCTTGACGTCTCTCTTTATCGACTTGATCCCATTGACACTGCAAAATTCTTGGTCCTTTCGAACCGATTCGATGTTGGAGGCACCAACCAAATCAC ATACCCGAACGATGTGTATGATCGGATCTGGAGCGGTTACAGTTGCCAAAACAATACGAGCTTAGTGACCACAAATGCTGTAATTGCTGGGAGCAATAATACTAATGTTAACGATGATGATCCATACAAGTTGCCAATGTTGATGTTACAGACGGCGTGTCGTGCCAACGGTTCAAGTTTTCCACTTGGATTAGGGACAGCCTATAGAAGTTATAGATTATATGTTTGCTTTCATTTTGCGGAGATCGAGAAGCATGAAGCCGGGAAGTTTCGGGATATGAAGATTGTGCTCAACGATGTCCAAACCATCACACAGTCCATTCAACTCCAATATCTCAAACCACACACAGTTTGCACAAAAGGCTTCGATGTGAATCACGGCCAGCAGGttaaattttccatttctgcTACATCCATCTCTAGCCTCCCTCCCATCCTCAACGGGTACGAGATTTTGTACGCCATGGACACTCCAAATCCACTAACCTTCTTGCAAGATC TGAACGCAATAAGTGATATCAAGCAACATTACAAGCTTAGTAGAAATTGGGAAGGTGATCCTTGTAGCCCACCAGAGTTCTCATGGAAAGGTTTGAATTGCAACAATGTCCAACCATGGGCAAGAATCATTTCACT TAACCTGAGCAGAAGCAACTTAACTGGAGATATCCCATCCTCCTTCTCCATGCTCACTGCCATCAACTATTT AGATCTATCCTACAATGAGTTGGAAGGGGCAGTACCAGAATTCTTGGTGCTATTGCCACAGCTGCGACTTCT AAATTTAAGTGGGAATAAACTCACCGGCGTCGTACCTGACACTCTTCTTCAAAAGTCTAAGGATGGAACCTTAATTTTAAG TATGGAAGGCAATCCAGGACTCTGTTGGTCACCTCCATGCAACCAGAAAAAAGAGTTGGAAATTCCTATTCTTTTCTCTGTTATAGCGGCCCTTGTCTTTGTTGTAATCCTATTGGGAGTCACTATAATCTGtacaagaaaacccaaag AGAACTCGATCGAATCAAAACAAGAGGATCCACTAAAATTGAAGGGTAGACAGTATAGCTACGAAGAGGTTGTGGGTATTACTGAAAACTTTGGGGTGGTTCTTGGAGAAGGAGGATTTGGGAAAGTTTATCTTGGTTCTCTGAAGGATCAAACTACAGTTGCAGTGAAGATGCTTTCAGCAACGTCACAACAAGGCAATAAAGAATTTCGAATAGAG GCACAACTTCTGATGGTTCTTCATCATCGCAACTTGGTTTGCCTACTTGGATACTGTGATGAAGGTCAACACAAGGCGCTCATTTATGAATATATGGCCAATGGCAGTTTACAGCAACACTTAA AAAACCAAAATACAAATTCAAACACCGATACTCTTAGTTGGATTGGAAGACTTCAAATTGCAGTGGATGTATCACAGG GATTGGAGTATCTACACAATGGTTGCAAACCTCCAATTATCCATAGAGATTTAAAACctgcaaatatattattagacAAGAGAATGACAGCCAAAATAGCTGATTTTGGATTGTCTAGAACTTTTGCAACTGAAAATGAATCTCAACCTTTTACTCGTCTAGCTGGTACACCAGGATATCTCGACCTTGG AACTCAAGGGTGTGGTAACGTAAATAAGCAAAGTGATATCTATAGCCTTGGCATTATCTTGCTTGAGCTGGTCACTGGACAGCCTGCAATAACAAGAACTTCTGGTGGGAATTTTCACATATTAAACTGGGTGGAACCAATGATCCAAACAGGAGACATTCAACAAATTGTTGTTTTCAAGTTAGGAGGACAATTCAACCACAATTCAGCCTGGAAAATCATAGAACTTGCCATGTCATGCACTCAATCAACTGCACTTCAAAGGCCAGACATAAGTCATGTTTTGGGAGAGCTTAAGGAGTGTCTACCAGTCCATCAAAGCACTTCCCCACAAACTAGTATCATGTCTACAAGAATTCTCTCTGAATCGGAAATAGCTCCTTCTCCAAGGTAG
- the LOC111807359 gene encoding uncharacterized protein LOC111807359 codes for MHSLPIWLQALLTHKFFNACVLHEHAKKNEKNIFCFDCSLGICPHCLSSHSSHKLLQIRRYVYHDVIRLDDATKLIDCAFVQSYTTNSAKVVFLKQRPQTRNFRGSSGNLCSTCDRSLQDPYLFCSLSCKIDYLMKTEGGVSRNLLECNFSAWDDGLMMTPDSVLELGGSNQTSSGSDGGGVEEGGRSVVASTATTEFVKKKRSSLTAAYRAACRPACWPGTISETSGSLLSRRKGTPQRAPLY; via the exons ATG CACTCTCTACCCATCTGGCTCCAAGCGCTCCTCACCCACAAGTTCTTCAACGCCTGTGTTCTTCACGAACACGCcaaaaagaacgaaaaaaacaTCTTCTGTTTCGACTGTTCTCTCGGCATTTGCCCTCACTGCCTCTCCTCCCATTCTTCCCACAAACTCCTCCAG ATTAGGCGTTATGTGTATCACGATGTGATTCGATTGGATGATGCTACTAAACTCATCGACTGCGCTTTTGTTCAA TCTTACACTACGAATAGTGCGAAAGTGGTGTTTCTGAAACAAAGGCCACAGACCCGAAACTTCCGAGGCTCCTCCGGCAACCTCTGCAGCACCTGCGATAGAAGCCTTCAAGATCCTTATCTCTTTTGCTCTCTTTCCTGCAAg ATTGATTATCTAATGAAGACGGAAGGTGGCGTTTCGAGGAATCTTTTGGAGTGTAATTTCTCGGCATGGGACGACGGACTCATGATGACGCCGGACTCTGTTCTCGAACTCGGTGGTTCGAACCAGACCTCCTCCGGTTCCGACGGCGGTGGTGTAGAAGAAGGAGGAAGGAGTGTAGTAGCGTCGACGGCAACGACGGAGTTcgtgaagaaaaagagaagtagCTTGACGGCGGCGTATAGGGCAGCGTGCCGGCCGGCTTGCTGGCCAGGGACGATTTCCGAGACGTCTGGGAGTTTATTGAGCCGGAGAAAAGGTACCCCACAGCGGGCCCCACtctattga
- the LOC111807520 gene encoding autophagy-related protein 8f-like, giving the protein MSTSSFKQEHDFEKRHAEAARIREKYPDRIPVIVEKAERSDIPNIDKKKYLVPADLTVGQFVYVIRKRIKLSAEKAIFIFVDNVLPPTGSLMSAIYDERKDEDGFLYVTYSGENTFG; this is encoded by the exons ATGTCGACGAGCTCGTTCAAGCAAGAGCATGATTTTG AAAAGAGACACGCTGAGGCTGCCCGGATTAGAGAGAAGTACCCAGACAGAATTCCA GTAATTGTGGAGAAGGCAGAGAGAAGTGATATTCCCAAcattgacaaaaaaaa GTATTTAGTGCCTGCTGACCTGACTGTTGGTCAATTCGTTTATGTTATCCGGAAGAGAATAAAACTGAGTGCAGAAAAAGCAATTTTCATATTCGTGGACAATGTGCTACCGCCAACAG GGTCTCTCATGTCTGCAATCTACGATGAGAGGAAGGATGAGGATGGCTTTCTCTATGTTACGTACAGTGGAGAGAACACATTTGGGTGA
- the LOC111807247 gene encoding putative leucine-rich repeat receptor-like protein kinase At2g19210 isoform X3, which yields MRFGDGLSLRLRRPISRRYPNDVYDRIWSGYSCQNNTSLVTTNAVIAGSNNTNVNDDDPYKLPMLMLQTACRANGSSFPLGLGTAYRSYRLYVCFHFAEIEKHEAGKFRDMKIVLNDVQTITQSIQLQYLKPHTVCTKGFDVNHGQQVKFSISATSISSLPPILNGYEILYAMDTPNPLTFLQDRTFSSFFFFFLPSNITKHLLLILLTVNAISDIKQHYKLSRNWEGDPCSPPEFSWKGLNCNNVQPWARIISLNLSRSNLTGDIPSSFSMLTAINYLDLSYNELEGAVPEFLVLLPQLRLLNLSGNKLTGVVPDTLLQKSKDGTLILSMEGNPGLCWSPPCNQKKELEIPILFSVIAALVFVVILLGVTIICTRKPKENSIESKQEDPLKLKGRQYSYEEVVGITENFGVVLGEGGFGKVYLGSLKDQTTVAVKMLSATSQQGNKEFRIEAQLLMVLHHRNLVCLLGYCDEGQHKALIYEYMANGSLQQHLKNQNTNSNTDTLSWIGRLQIAVDVSQGLEYLHNGCKPPIIHRDLKPANILLDKRMTAKIADFGLSRTFATENESQPFTRLAGTPGYLDLGTQGCGNVNKQSDIYSLGIILLELVTGQPAITRTSGGNFHILNWVEPMIQTGDIQQIVVFKLGGQFNHNSAWKIIELAMSCTQSTALQRPDISHVLGELKECLPVHQSTSPQTSIMSTRILSESEIAPSPR from the exons ATGCGTTTTGGCGACGGGCTTTCACTTCGTCTACGCCGCCCAATCTCCCGAAG ATACCCGAACGATGTGTATGATCGGATCTGGAGCGGTTACAGTTGCCAAAACAATACGAGCTTAGTGACCACAAATGCTGTAATTGCTGGGAGCAATAATACTAATGTTAACGATGATGATCCATACAAGTTGCCAATGTTGATGTTACAGACGGCGTGTCGTGCCAACGGTTCAAGTTTTCCACTTGGATTAGGGACAGCCTATAGAAGTTATAGATTATATGTTTGCTTTCATTTTGCGGAGATCGAGAAGCATGAAGCCGGGAAGTTTCGGGATATGAAGATTGTGCTCAACGATGTCCAAACCATCACACAGTCCATTCAACTCCAATATCTCAAACCACACACAGTTTGCACAAAAGGCTTCGATGTGAATCACGGCCAGCAGGttaaattttccatttctgcTACATCCATCTCTAGCCTCCCTCCCATCCTCAACGGGTACGAGATTTTGTACGCCATGGACACTCCAAATCCACTAACCTTCTTGCAAGATCGTAcgttctcttctttcttcttcttcttcttacccTCGAATATTACCAAACATCTTCTACTAATACTACTCACAGTGAACGCAATAAGTGATATCAAGCAACATTACAAGCTTAGTAGAAATTGGGAAGGTGATCCTTGTAGCCCACCAGAGTTCTCATGGAAAGGTTTGAATTGCAACAATGTCCAACCATGGGCAAGAATCATTTCACT TAACCTGAGCAGAAGCAACTTAACTGGAGATATCCCATCCTCCTTCTCCATGCTCACTGCCATCAACTATTT AGATCTATCCTACAATGAGTTGGAAGGGGCAGTACCAGAATTCTTGGTGCTATTGCCACAGCTGCGACTTCT AAATTTAAGTGGGAATAAACTCACCGGCGTCGTACCTGACACTCTTCTTCAAAAGTCTAAGGATGGAACCTTAATTTTAAG TATGGAAGGCAATCCAGGACTCTGTTGGTCACCTCCATGCAACCAGAAAAAAGAGTTGGAAATTCCTATTCTTTTCTCTGTTATAGCGGCCCTTGTCTTTGTTGTAATCCTATTGGGAGTCACTATAATCTGtacaagaaaacccaaag AGAACTCGATCGAATCAAAACAAGAGGATCCACTAAAATTGAAGGGTAGACAGTATAGCTACGAAGAGGTTGTGGGTATTACTGAAAACTTTGGGGTGGTTCTTGGAGAAGGAGGATTTGGGAAAGTTTATCTTGGTTCTCTGAAGGATCAAACTACAGTTGCAGTGAAGATGCTTTCAGCAACGTCACAACAAGGCAATAAAGAATTTCGAATAGAG GCACAACTTCTGATGGTTCTTCATCATCGCAACTTGGTTTGCCTACTTGGATACTGTGATGAAGGTCAACACAAGGCGCTCATTTATGAATATATGGCCAATGGCAGTTTACAGCAACACTTAA AAAACCAAAATACAAATTCAAACACCGATACTCTTAGTTGGATTGGAAGACTTCAAATTGCAGTGGATGTATCACAGG GATTGGAGTATCTACACAATGGTTGCAAACCTCCAATTATCCATAGAGATTTAAAACctgcaaatatattattagacAAGAGAATGACAGCCAAAATAGCTGATTTTGGATTGTCTAGAACTTTTGCAACTGAAAATGAATCTCAACCTTTTACTCGTCTAGCTGGTACACCAGGATATCTCGACCTTGG AACTCAAGGGTGTGGTAACGTAAATAAGCAAAGTGATATCTATAGCCTTGGCATTATCTTGCTTGAGCTGGTCACTGGACAGCCTGCAATAACAAGAACTTCTGGTGGGAATTTTCACATATTAAACTGGGTGGAACCAATGATCCAAACAGGAGACATTCAACAAATTGTTGTTTTCAAGTTAGGAGGACAATTCAACCACAATTCAGCCTGGAAAATCATAGAACTTGCCATGTCATGCACTCAATCAACTGCACTTCAAAGGCCAGACATAAGTCATGTTTTGGGAGAGCTTAAGGAGTGTCTACCAGTCCATCAAAGCACTTCCCCACAAACTAGTATCATGTCTACAAGAATTCTCTCTGAATCGGAAATAGCTCCTTCTCCAAGGTAG